One part of the Eucalyptus grandis isolate ANBG69807.140 chromosome 10, ASM1654582v1, whole genome shotgun sequence genome encodes these proteins:
- the LOC104423908 gene encoding uncharacterized protein LOC104423908 isoform X2, whose amino-acid sequence MGMSRLPRVLRQIDMKKLLLLFVVIPVGIFGLYLHGQKIRYFFRPLWQPPPKPFNVIPHYYHENVSMETLCKLHGWGIREFPRRVYDAILFNNEVEMLTIRWKELYPYVTQFVLLESNSTFTGRLKRLIFKENRDKFKFVEPRLTYGMIGGRFKKGENPFVETAYQRVALEQLLRRVGIEDDDLLIMSDLDEIPSAHTINLLRWCDDIPPKLHLQLKNYLYSFEFFYDNKSWRASVHRYQSRSTRYAHFRQSDDLLADSGWHCSFCFRRISEFIFKMKAYGHSDRVRFAHYLDPTRIQDIICKGADLFDMFPEEHTFREIIAKLGNIPHSYSAVHLPAYLLNNAEEYKYLLPGNCKRESG is encoded by the coding sequence ATGGGTATGTCGAGACTTCCCCGTGTTCTTCGACAGATAGATATGAAGAAACTCCTATTGCTGTTTGTTGTCATCCCAGTAGGAATTTTCGGCCTGTACTTGCATGGACAGAAGATTAGATATTTCTTTAGACCCCTATGGCAACCCCCTCCAAAGCCTTTTAATGTAATTCCGCATTATTATCATGAGAACGTGTCGATGGAAACTCTTTGCAAACTTCATGGATGGGGAATCCGTGAATTCCCGAGGCGGGTCTATGATGCGATTCTGTTCAACAATGAGGTTGAAATGCTGACAATTCGGTGGAAGGAATTGTATCCTTACGTGACACAGTTTGTACTCCTCGAGTCAAACTCAACATTTACTGGAAGACTCAAGAGGctgatttttaaggaaaatcgAGACAAGTTCAAGTTCGTTGAGCCTCGGCTGACTTATGGTATGATTGGAGGAAGGTTTAAGAAAGGAGAGAATCCATTTGTTGAGACCGCTTATCAGAGAGTCGCTCTAGAGCAGCTTCTGAGGCGTGTTGGCATTGAGGATGATGACTTGTTGATTATGTCAGACTTGGACGAGATACCTAGTGCACACACGATCAATCTTCTCAGGTGGTGTGATGACATCCCACCTAAACTTCATTTGCAGCTGAAGAATTATTTGTACTCTTTTGAGTTCTTTTATGATAACAAAAGCTGGAGAGCATCGGTCCACAGGTATCAATCTCGTAGTACGAGATATGCGCATTTTAGACAGAGTGATGACTTGTTGGCCGATTCAGGTTGGCATTGTAGCTTCTGCTTTCGCCGCATAAGTGAGTTCATATTCAAGATGAAAGCTTATGGCCACAGTGACCGGGTCCGATTTGCTCATTATTTAGACCCAACAAGGATTCAGGATATCATCTGCAAAGGGGCTGATTTATTTGACATGTTTCCTGAAGAACACACGTTTAGAGAGATAATCGCGAAGTTGGGGAACATCCCTCATTCTTACTCAGCTGTTCATCTTCCTGCCTATTTGTTAAATAATGCAGAGGAGTACAAATATTTGCTGCCAGGGAactgcaagagagagagtggctga
- the LOC104423908 gene encoding uncharacterized protein LOC104423908 isoform X1, with the protein MQQATRAAMGMSRLPRVLRQIDMKKLLLLFVVIPVGIFGLYLHGQKIRYFFRPLWQPPPKPFNVIPHYYHENVSMETLCKLHGWGIREFPRRVYDAILFNNEVEMLTIRWKELYPYVTQFVLLESNSTFTGRLKRLIFKENRDKFKFVEPRLTYGMIGGRFKKGENPFVETAYQRVALEQLLRRVGIEDDDLLIMSDLDEIPSAHTINLLRWCDDIPPKLHLQLKNYLYSFEFFYDNKSWRASVHRYQSRSTRYAHFRQSDDLLADSGWHCSFCFRRISEFIFKMKAYGHSDRVRFAHYLDPTRIQDIICKGADLFDMFPEEHTFREIIAKLGNIPHSYSAVHLPAYLLNNAEEYKYLLPGNCKRESG; encoded by the coding sequence ATGCAGCAGGCAACTCGTGCAGCTATGGGTATGTCGAGACTTCCCCGTGTTCTTCGACAGATAGATATGAAGAAACTCCTATTGCTGTTTGTTGTCATCCCAGTAGGAATTTTCGGCCTGTACTTGCATGGACAGAAGATTAGATATTTCTTTAGACCCCTATGGCAACCCCCTCCAAAGCCTTTTAATGTAATTCCGCATTATTATCATGAGAACGTGTCGATGGAAACTCTTTGCAAACTTCATGGATGGGGAATCCGTGAATTCCCGAGGCGGGTCTATGATGCGATTCTGTTCAACAATGAGGTTGAAATGCTGACAATTCGGTGGAAGGAATTGTATCCTTACGTGACACAGTTTGTACTCCTCGAGTCAAACTCAACATTTACTGGAAGACTCAAGAGGctgatttttaaggaaaatcgAGACAAGTTCAAGTTCGTTGAGCCTCGGCTGACTTATGGTATGATTGGAGGAAGGTTTAAGAAAGGAGAGAATCCATTTGTTGAGACCGCTTATCAGAGAGTCGCTCTAGAGCAGCTTCTGAGGCGTGTTGGCATTGAGGATGATGACTTGTTGATTATGTCAGACTTGGACGAGATACCTAGTGCACACACGATCAATCTTCTCAGGTGGTGTGATGACATCCCACCTAAACTTCATTTGCAGCTGAAGAATTATTTGTACTCTTTTGAGTTCTTTTATGATAACAAAAGCTGGAGAGCATCGGTCCACAGGTATCAATCTCGTAGTACGAGATATGCGCATTTTAGACAGAGTGATGACTTGTTGGCCGATTCAGGTTGGCATTGTAGCTTCTGCTTTCGCCGCATAAGTGAGTTCATATTCAAGATGAAAGCTTATGGCCACAGTGACCGGGTCCGATTTGCTCATTATTTAGACCCAACAAGGATTCAGGATATCATCTGCAAAGGGGCTGATTTATTTGACATGTTTCCTGAAGAACACACGTTTAGAGAGATAATCGCGAAGTTGGGGAACATCCCTCATTCTTACTCAGCTGTTCATCTTCCTGCCTATTTGTTAAATAATGCAGAGGAGTACAAATATTTGCTGCCAGGGAactgcaagagagagagtggctga